In one window of Candidatus Hydrogenedentota bacterium DNA:
- a CDS encoding MGMT family protein, giving the protein MGMKQSRVPWANKLRPDMKPVVGDDPKGRGRMLIPTPMLVANEMKRVRKGRTITVSELRDRLARQFGADFTCPLVTGIFYNIIAGAAEESIAAGKKPLAPYWRIIRDDGSLSPKTPFGPERQAEHLRNEGHCIADEADKFIVALRQAHDAD; this is encoded by the coding sequence ATGGGTATGAAACAAAGCCGCGTGCCGTGGGCAAACAAGCTGCGCCCGGATATGAAGCCAGTTGTGGGTGACGACCCCAAAGGGCGCGGCAGGATGCTCATACCTACGCCCATGCTCGTGGCGAACGAAATGAAGCGTGTACGCAAAGGCAGGACGATAACCGTGTCCGAATTGCGCGACCGGTTGGCGCGCCAGTTCGGCGCGGATTTCACCTGCCCGCTGGTCACCGGCATCTTCTACAACATCATCGCCGGCGCCGCGGAGGAGTCCATCGCGGCAGGCAAGAAACCACTCGCGCCGTACTGGCGCATCATTCGCGACGACGGATCGCTGAGTCCCAAAACTCCGTTCGGGCCGGAGCGGCAGGCAGAGCATCTGCGCAACGAAGGTCATTGCATCGCTGACGAAGCCGACAAATTCATAGTCGCGTTAAGACAGGCCCACGACGCAGATTAG